One region of Wyeomyia smithii strain HCP4-BCI-WySm-NY-G18 chromosome 3, ASM2978416v1, whole genome shotgun sequence genomic DNA includes:
- the LOC129728487 gene encoding uncharacterized protein LOC129728487 — protein MNVMSFGASCSPASAQYVKNINADRFTEEFPEAVEVIKKRHYVDDAMFSVETPEHAIRLAQEVRQLHSAGGFEIRNWVSNSQQVLAVLNESNTSEKNMDLSVGLMATEKVLGMWWCTSSDEFVYKIGWNRYNPDLLTGRRRPTKRQMLQVLMTTFDPLGLISHFLMYLKVLLQEVWRANVQWDEEIPNPLFEKWRTWLLVLPKVESVRISRCLRTSTIHSDCEVQLHLFVDASENGVAAASFLRFEREGHVCCSLVAAKTRVAPLRYHSIPRLELQAALIGARLARTVTQSLSTQVHCKSYWTDSRGVLSWINSDHRRYSTFVACRVSEILDLTEAPDWRWVPSKLNVADDGTKWETEPNMTQESIWFRGPEFLYLSEKEWPKDSSKSTHTDNELQPSFMAHHHSPKTTLVISAFLGWSGLRNAVAYAQRFIANCKRKQ, from the coding sequence ATGAATGTGATGTCGTTTGGCGCTAGCTGCTCCCCGGCCAGTGCTCAGTACGTGAAGAACATCAACGCAGATAGATTCACAGAAGAGTTTCCAGAGGCCGTTGAAGTTATTAAGAAGCGACACTACGTGGATGATGCGATGTTCAGTGTCGAAACACCTGAGCATGCAATTCGCCTGGCGCAAGAAGTCAGACAGTTACACTCTGCCGGCGGATTTGAGATAAGAAACTGGGTGAGCAACTCTCAACAAGTGCTAGCCGTGTTAAACGAAAGCAATACATCGGAGAAAAATATGGATCTGTCGGTTGGGCTAATGGCTACAGAAAAGGTGCTAGGAATGTGGTGGTGCACATCATCGGACGAATTTGTGTACAAAATTGGATGGAATCGTTATAACCCTGATCTGCTCACTGGCCGTCGTCGACCCACAAAGCGCCAAATGCTCCAGGTCCTAATGACGACTTTTGATCCTCTTGGGTTAATCTCACACTTTCTCATGTATTTGAAAGTCCTTTTACAAGAAGTCTGGCGTGCAAACGTACAATGGGATGAAGAAATTCCCAATCCCTTGTTCGAGAAATGGAGAACATGGCTACTAGTCTTGCCTAAGGTAGAAAGCGTTAGAATCTCACGGTGTCTTCGTACTTCGACGATTCACAGCGACTGCGAAGTACAACTGCATCTTTTCGTAGATGCAAGCGAAAATGGAGTAGCCGCCGCTTCGTTTCTACGATTTGAACGCGAAGGCCATGTCTGCTGCTCTTTAGTTGCCGCAAAAACCAGGGTAGCTCCTTTGAGATATCACTCCATCCCGCGACTAGAATTGCAGGCCGCCCTTATAGGAGCTAGACTAGCACGAACAGTCACACAATCCCTTTCAACTCAGGTTCATTGCAAATCCTACTGGACTGACTCTCGCGGTGTCCTCAGCTGGATTAACTCAGACCACCGTCGTTATAGCACGTTTGTGGCGTGTCGAGTTAGCGAAATTCTCGACCTCACAGAAGCACCTGATTGGCGTTGGGTGCCGTCCAAACTGAATGTAGCAGATGACGGCACCAAGTGGGAGACGGAGCCAAATATGACCCAAGAATCCATATGGTTTAGAGGCCCAGAATTTCTCTACCTCAGTGAAAAGGAATGGCCCAAGGATTCCTCGAAGTCAACGCATACAGACAATGAACTGCAACCTTCTTTCATGGCACATCATCACTCCCCTAAAACCACCCTCGTTATCTCAGCCTTTCTGGGCTGGAGTGGGCTACGCAATGCGGTAGCTTACGCCCAGCGCTTTATCGCAAACTGCAAACGCAAGCAATAG
- the LOC129727409 gene encoding ATP-dependent RNA helicase vasa-like: MSEWEDNDDSGKSFSQSRYSGGDDSGYPESRHSYRGRGSRGGRGNYSNRNKENGFGLKNDHYPREEKNGNGNEVNRTGFRGGRGGRGSRDGGRSAVENGGVNHRNGDRNRESGFRKQENNNDTANRDRVKTDKPRELYIPPAPTDDEKEMFGSGISSGINFDKFDEIKVKVTGENPPKPIDSFAGSGLLDCLLSNVRKSNYHKPTPIQKYAIPIIMEGRDLMACAQTGSGKTAAFLLPMVNTLLSDKSNRQAGNPQILIVVPTRELALQIFNEARKFSVGSFLKTCIAYGGTATRHQMDNIQNGCHILVATPGRLIDFVDKQAVCFDRIKFVVLDEADRMLDMGFMSDVERIMTNDTMPSKKSRQTLMFSATFPSAIQELAGQFLNNYIFAAVGIVGGASADVQQTVYQVTKFQKRKKLQEILELNDPKGTLVFVETKRNADYLASLLSETTYPTTSIHGDRLQREREEALRNFKSGKMYILIATSVAARGLDIKNVLHVINYDMPKSIDDYVHRIGRTGRVGNKGLATSFYDPEADMAIASDLLKILTQAGQEVPVFLQGISSSSSFGGPSQFGGQDIRDRDGEGSRLDAMPNQLEPEESWG, translated from the exons ATGAGCGAGTGGGAAGACAAC GACGATTCTGGAAAATCTTTCAGTCAGAGTAGATATTCTGGTGGAGATGATAGTGGTTATCCTGAAAGTCGACATAGTTATCGAG GACGTGGTTCGCGAGGAGGACGGGGAAATTATAGCAACAGAAATAAGGAAAACGGGTTTGGCCTCAAAAATGATCATTATCCTCGAGAGGAAAAAAATGGGAATGGCAACGAAGTTAATCGTACTGGCTTCCGAGGTGGTAGAGGCGGACGGGGTAGTCGAGATGGAGGTCGCAGTGCTGTAGAAAATGGTGGAGTAAACCATAGAAATGGGGATAGGAATCGCGAAAGTGGTTTCCGTAAGCAAGAGAACAACAATGATACAGCAAATAGAGATCGAGTAAAAACTGACAAACCTAGAGAATTATATATACCGCCAGCTCCTACCGACGACGAAAAAGAAATGTTCGGGTCCGGAATTAGTTCTGGAATTAACTTTGACAAATTCGATGAAATTAAAGTTAAAGTGACTGGTGAAAATCCTCCGAAACCCATTGATTCCTTTGCTGGTTCGGGGTTGCTAGATTGTCTTTTGAGTAACGTACGAAAATCAAACTACCATAAACCCACTCCGATTCAGAAATACGCCATACCAATCATCATGGAAGGTCGAGATTTGATGGCCTGTGCGCAAACTGGATCAGGAAAAACTGCCGCATTTTTACTGCCCATGGTAAACACTTTATTAAGTGATAAGTCCAACAGACAAGCAGGAAATCCACAGATACTTATCGTCGTACCCACCCGTGAGCTAGCTCTGCAG ATATTCAACGAGGCGCGAAAATTTTCTGTTGGATCATTTTTAAAGACTTGTATTGCTTATGGAGGTACTGCTACTCGCCATCAAATGGATAATATTCAGAACGGTTGTCATATCCTGGTTGCAACACCAGGCCGCTTGATAGATTTTGTCGATAAACAAGCTGTGTGTTTTGATCGAATCAAATTCGTGGTATTGGATGAAGCTGATCGCATGTTGGATATGGGATTTATGTCAGACGTTGAAAGAATTATGACTAATGATACGATGCCTTCGAAAAAATCACGCCAAACCCTTATGTTTTCCGCTACATTTCCGAGTGCGATTCAGGAATTGGCGGGACAGTTCTTGAACAATTACATCTTTGCAGCTGTTGGCATTGTTGGTGGAGCGAGTGCAGACGTACAACAAACTGTTTACCAGGTAACGAAATTTCAGAAACGTAAGAAATTGCAGGAGATTTTGGAGTTGAATGATCCCAAAGGTACTTTAGTTTTCGTTGAAACAAAACGAAATGCAGATTATCTCGCTTCGCTACTATCGGAGACAACATATCCGACAACTTCGATTCATGGCGATCGGCTGCAACGTGAACGAGAGGAAGCCTTGCGAAATTTTAAATCTGGAAAAATGTATATTCTTATTGCAACATCTGTGGCCGCCCGTGGATTGGATATAAAAAATGTTCTTCATGTTATTAACTATGACATGCCCAAAAGTATCGATGATTACGTTCACCGGATTGGTCGAACGGGGCGTGTTGGTAATAAAGGACTTGCTACAAGTTTCTACGACCCGGAAGCTGATATGGCAATCGCGTCAGATTTATTGAAGATTCTCACCCAAGCTGGCCAAGAAGTGCCTGTCTTTCTTCAAGGTATCTCTAGTAGTTCTTCGTTTGGCGGACCGAGTCAATTTGGAGGTCAAGATATTCGAGATAGGGATGGTGAAGGGTCCAGACTGGATGCAATGCCGAATCAGCTGGAGCCAGAAGAAAGTTGGGGCTAA